The DNA segment TGTGGCTGTTATGCTGATTGATGACGTTGTGGTGGGTTACTGTGACAGCAGAATCAAGACAGCATTACCCAAACAGGACTGGATGGAAAAATTAAGAGACGGGGATCCTAAGTTCTGGAAGTGGTACACAGGGGAGTGTACGGTGCACCAGCAGGTCTTCAGAGATGATTTTATCAGTTTGAAGAAACGCTTAAACCACACTGGAAGTATGTTCCTTCCTTCCTCAATAGTGTTGTCACCCAGAATTAACTGAAGCCTTTGCCTCAGTCATAtacagaagagaaagaaaaactcaCATGCTATACTTAGCTAAGGAAGATTGCTAAACAGGACATCTCTTTCTGAAACTCTCCTTCAGTGGAAGCTTCTAGAGCAGCCTCAGGACAGTCTCGTCTGTAGTTTCTCACAGGAAGAGGATATTGTTGGACTGGTCCACCAACTGTAGGGCCTCAGTGGGTGTAATATCCAGTCCTGGGTCAGGTTTAATCTGCTGGTTAGGACTCCacctcagtgtgtgtggaggtaAACTGCTGGTCTCAGTGGGggcagtgtgtctctgtggtaaaaaaaaagaggatatGAACTGTGTTAggatgtcactgtgtttcccagcagtctctgcctctctgtctctttaaggcGTCCGCACAGTCCAGATGATGACTGGCCTTCATGGAGTcaatctctctctcccccagGTATCCACATTTTACAGAACATGTTTGGCTGTGAACAGGATGAGGAGACTGGACATATCAATGGTTTTCATCAATATGGTTACAATGGAGAGGACTTCCTTGTATTTCATCTGGAGACACAAACATGGATTGCCCCAACACCTCAGTCTGTCATGACCAAACACATGTGGGACAGAGACAGATCCAGAAATGACCTTTGGAAGAACTTTATTCACCGTGTTTGTATTGATTGCCTGAACAAGCTTTTGGACT comes from the Epinephelus moara isolate mb unplaced genomic scaffold, YSFRI_EMoa_1.0 scaffold2163, whole genome shotgun sequence genome and includes:
- the LOC126387111 gene encoding major histocompatibility complex class I-related gene protein-like, giving the protein KHSMKVFFTASSGVQESHNFPEVVAVMLIDDVVVGYCDSRIKTALPKQDWMEKLRDGDPKFWKWYTGECTVHQQVFRDDFISLKKRLNHTGSIHILQNMFGCEQDEETGHINGFHQYGYNGEDFLVFHLETQTWIAPTPQSVMTKHMWDRDRSRNDLWKNFIHRVCIDCLNKLLDYGRSSVMRTDPTSVSLLQKSPSSPVSCHATG